The nucleotide window tgcgtgggtttcctgcgggtgttccagtttcccccacattccaaacacatgcagtacaggcgaattgaataaactaaattggtcgttgtgaatgagtgtgtatggctgtttcccagtactgggttgcagctggatgtgcatccgctgtgtaaaacgcatGCGGGATAaattcattctgctatggcgacccctgatcaataaaggaactaagctgaaggaaaatgaatgaagttacatggaatattttgacaaattatatatatatatatatataatttatttttcagaatTGTGAACATCTCAACACTGTTACTGTTTCTGAAGAGTCAGAGAGCTTtcacatttaatgtaaaatatatttaatctgTGTCCCAAAGATGAATAAAGGTCTCAAGAGATCGAAAcgatgagggtgagtaattaataacagaataaaataacTATGTTTTTGGGAGAACTGTTTTAACGATTTAGCTTCACCTTGTATTCTGCAGAAAATTGTTGATCATTgatattaaaaaatgaatattgcTGACATTTTTTCCTCATGAATCTCTTTCATTGGCAGATTTCTATGGCAAACCTCTCCCACCTGTAGCAATTCGGCAGAGGCCGAACAGCGATACTCATGATGTCATTTCCTAACACTACCTCTACTTCCCCAACCCCCCCTTCACTGGTTTACAGTTCTTAAGGTTCCCTGCCAATCAAAGTATTGTTTTGTTCTTATCTTCAAGCACGGGCAGTGTAGCAAGCTACGCAGATGTAATTGCCCATAAGAGAGGAACTGATACCCAATCTGCATTCCCAGATGGATCACAAGAACTCCAGCAACCAGTGACTGATAGTCAGCAGATGGACATGGACATTCACTTCATGACATGTTCAGAAAACGTAGAATGGTTCAATATTTAGGATTTTGTTGAGCTGTTTGTTTTATCCAAATACTTTAAATCAGTATTAACAGACTTTTGAAATTATGTATGTTTTTAATGCGTTGCAAAAATGCATTACAGACCTATTTTTTAAGATAACTGAAAAATATGTACATACATAAAGTTTAAATTTGTGTACTTGAAATTGTTCTTCTGGTCCACATGCATACCTTATTATTCTGCGCATGTAATGTGCAATCGATTGTGACACAGTTTGCCTTTAAATGAtcagaaatgtttcttttttctctctcagcATATAGTTTCATACACTGTGCTGTTGTAATTTTGAGAATGACATTCATACTATCTAGTAGCACCAGCAACAGATACCGAGATCTTGATAAAGTGAACTTTTTGCATGAGATGTGAAACATTTTTCTACAAGCTCGTTATTGAGTTTTATTGTCACATTTGGTACATCATGCTGTATCAGGGAGGAAATGGTCATTGAACGATAATTTCATCAATTACTGATTTAAATATATTCCACTGTAGTTGTAACACGGCTCAACCTGTATTACGTATACTGTTGGACGCTGctttcagatttattttatgctgttacagtttttttttattgtttcagttTGTTGGATGTTTTGTATTTTACACCACACACTAATGTTTAGTTGATGAAAATTCTGATGTCATCCATTTTGCTCTGCTTTAAGTACTTGCGCCTTTTGTACTCGGTTTACATTTAATCTaactgtcaaataaataaaagatatttttaCTCTGCCCTGTTCATTCAGATTGTCATTGCAAACCGTTTGACTATGCATAATAATACATTGTAGGCTATTTGTAATGTGCATTTCTTGCACCCAAGGCGCTACATTACAGAACAGAAAAATGACTAGTTATCActtatcatttaattttaatacattttagcaGCGCCCTCTGTTGGTGAATTTTTGGTAATAAAAAACACCAGAAACATGACTACTTTTTTTCCGAATTGCTATAAAACGAAGTCTTTTCAACATTCCAAGAAAGACTTCTCGAATGGCGACACAGTACATTCAGAAGTAATAACTGAGGTTTGGTTGTAAATATGGGCATGAGGAGAACAGTTATTTGCATGTTAGTTTTGAAGCAGAGATCACTGTAGAACAACTGAAGTCAtctcacacaacacaacactacttcatatagcagaaaaaaaaactattctaacTAAACTAAAGATTTAAAGCAAATGGCAGTCTGCTGTTctccaatctaaaaaaaaaaatgcttgtaaaGTAGTCGCCCTCTGCTGGAGAAAACAAATTCCACTGATGccgaaaaacattttttttaacattgatttATTTACCTTTGGTTTAGTccatcaggtgtcgccacagcggaatgaaccaccgatttatcctgcatatgttttacacagcggcaaCCTAgcactggaaacacccatacacactcatacggccaatttggtttattcaatttacctgtaccccatgtctatggactgtgggagaaactctAGCACCCGGAGGAGAACATGCACTCCTCAGAAATGTCAACTGCTCCAGCTGGCACTCGAACCTGCGACCATCttactgtgagatgacagtgcacTGAGCTACCATGTCGCACATTTTAAAATCTTAGCATTTAAAACACTTCAACTTTATGCCATGAAATATTAACATCACTGTTAGAAGCTAtaattatgtaattaaattactgttaTATTTAACATTGTAATAGGCCTAAGTGTTTAATAGATATAAACATTTAgtactattaaaaaaacaatttcaaCTACTAGACTGTAATATTTGTTCATCTTTTATTCTGTCTTAATGCACCATTTTAGGCATACTTTCATTTGAAGGGATTAAGAAACaatgaaatgaataataatttgatGACACTGCACTCTTCACAATAGCttcaaacttaataaaacaaaCCTCGTCGAattaattaagtccttcagggtTGTTTGTAACTTGCAGTGTGTTGGAACTTAATTCTGCACACTAAAGGCATTTTGTATAGTGTAGGCAGAAAACACTAGAAGTTAGTAGACTACTGGTTTTCTAGAAAGAAATGTTCTGTCTAGAATGTTCTGGTGTACAGCTACAGAGATAAAGAacaaaatcatatatatttttttcctgacTGAATACTTGAATACTCTGAACAAAACATAGCAACACACAAAACTCGAAATGTCTTTATGTTTGGCTATTATATGTGTTAAACTTTTGCAGTTTCAGCTGATAAACATTGCCTGTATTGCCAGCAATCAGCTTAGTCTAAGTTGATTAAAAAAGCTTTAGAAAATGTAGTTATTCTGCGTTTACATTCATTGTTCAACTTTCCAACCCTGACTATTTTACCAAAAGGCTAATGTGCATcagttattttgtatttaaatatattctgTATTTACTGGCCAAATGGCTATGTGTAATATTTGTTTAGATTACATAATTAATTCGTAGTTTCTGAATACTTTCACTCTAACTCAACAATTACTTGAATGTTACTTGcgattaaaaacacataaaaagaaaaaaaatatttacaaattataaatTGTACTAAATAAAGGCCGTCAACCGACCATAATACCGATTGATACCGACCCTCAAACACAGAAAAACGGAACTAACATCACAACCCACATTTCCGGGGGAACTCAGTAAGAAGACGGACCGCGGAACAGTAGCTATGTAGTCAGAAATAAATTGCATCAATATCAATGTTTTCACCGAAATTATTCTGCATGTCAGGCAGTTCATTTCTCTTTCTGAAGTCTATTAAGTGTATTCTGTCCTCTTCATGTCATGGCCAAAACACAATCTCTAATACAGTAAGCGGACAAAACGTATTACATCTGTGATTTAAATACGACAAAACACATAACACTAACATAATACTACGATAACAACTGCAATTCAATATTTATAGAATTTTATATCAACTACGTATTTAGTAATCAGTAAATTATCATttctatattacattatatacattttaatacttttaattagttttaatatttaatggtTCTCCATTTCAGCAGCTTGCAGCACAATATATATCTAAACCCCAGAAGCAGCTTTGTGAGACTGTACTGAAGCATTTTGATAGACAGTACAGTGAAGAGCTTGGAGAGCAGTGGTGGAATGCAAGGTGGGTAATAGGATTTTTAATATCAATTAATGCTGTTaaaatttttattcttatttaaataatttaaattattgtattttgatgtCAAAATTTTCATGagaacatttaaatgtatttgcatttaaatggttactattggtggttcatttcattGTGTCAATCTTTTGCAAATaaatgactaagctgaaggaaaatgaataaaggaaaggTTATAATTCTGGCCACCCTTTTAACTAAGGCTTGCTATGATTTTACCTTGTAATCAATGTTACTGCCTCAGATTGTCTAAGTCAGGCATGTCAAACTCtctcttggagggccggtgtcctgcaaagtttagttccaaccccaatcagacacacctgggcaagctaatcaagctcttactaggctttctagaaacatccttgcaggtgtgtttaggcaagttggatttaaaatctgcaggacaccggcattcaaggaccgagtttagacacccctggtctaagtgACAATCTCATAACTAGTTTacaaatcaatataaatattgaatattttcagGGATGTGCTTCTGAATCCACTCTCATGGCAATATGGCGTCCTGCTTAATCGGTTCAGTGACCTTACAAACCTCAAGCAGTGTCTTGCGGAGCTCGGATACACAAACCTTCTTCAACAGACACATCCTGAATCCCATTCCCAAACAGCAGACATCCCTCTGCAGTGTTTCATTCACCCAGATCCAGTGCGTATTCCCACACAAAGCCACCACACAGGCTGGCTGAAGCAGTACTACCTCCTGAATGCAGCCTCTCTTCTCCCTGTACTGGCTTTGAATGTGCAGGAAGGAGAAAATGTGCTTGATCTTTGTGCAGCTCCTGGAGGGAAAAGCCTGGCCATATTACAGACAGCCACTCCTGGTAAGTTGCACTTTTATAATTAATGGCAAGGCCATTATTTATGTGGCAAAATGATGTGTGACTGGAGCATATACCTAATGATACAACTGAGGTGGATTTTATATTCGCTCATTTTATCTTTTCTGAACAtttttaccatgctactttgagtATTTAGTCTAAAATCATATGCAAGTATGATTTCAAAACAAAattagcagtgtttatttgactgaacaatgttgtacttggctgctaatatgattttcctatttagagTCTGTGAGAATAATTATGTTATAATGAGaaagtcaatttatttatttattttttcatataaaatcaactttacatcAGTCATGATACACTTCATATTACTTGTGTAAAAAGTTTGGGGTTGGGGAGATATTCTGTTATTTTTGAAACATGTATCTTATGCTTATATCAACAATATTATGTTTAATCAACAATGCAATTATTTAATCAAAGATACAGTAAACATTGATACTTTGGAATATTATTTGACACAGCCATTATTTCAGTCTTTATGGCAACACAATCATGTAGAAAGTACTCTAATATGCTCTGTTGGTggaaatcatatttatttattcatttatttattttactttacaaatGATTCTTTAGCTTGTATAATAAGTCAGAAGCAACATTTATTTGAGAGGTTTATGATATaccatacataaaaataaaactgtatgtTAGAGCTTTACTGAAAGGGGTGTTCAAaagactgtcatgacacctttataatcatgatgtgACATGATTATGTAGAAGACCATATGCATGGTTATGACAACtgttaaatgcaaatgtaaatgcaaatgtaacatttgcaatgtttttttttaatgaaaatttgaCACAAACAAATCATAtcttttttgtcatgatgacaactagacacaacataacttgtcataaatttGTCATAAACATGAGTCACAAGTAAGCAAGGGACAATAAACAGTTTCAAAGTTTACCGCGGTGTGAAAATGTtaggtacgtttttttttttttctgtttttttttttttgtgttgtcaaatactaatttatttattttttttaattttttttctatggcAGCAGTATTAACAGCAGCAAAGGATCATCCACATCAAAAGCCACTGATCAGcctaacatttaaaaacaaatcactCATGCACAAGAATTCAAACctcctgaacagtgcagtggctttctttatattcaatgaaaaaaaaaaaaagatgtccgaAGATGCCTTTTCACTTTACTAAGaaatctttgtttttttaattaatgaaaatattagaagtaaacaattaattttaattatttagcctgacatgtttaatgttccaaaatattataaatgtttcttagaataaaaaaagttgcagtttttttacccagacatttaaaagacattattttagagcagcaatcaCAATACCCTAGAAATCATTATAGTTTTTTCCAAGGTTATTATATTGTCAGAATCTCATACTGGCCCGTGCCTGGTCACAAGTTCGTTATAATTGTTGTGAATATTTTGctgatcactttttttttttcagtgagattttttcattaatttctcaTTAAATGTGTCAATACCCTGACAAATAATTTTACAACTTCAGCATTAATATTTAAAGAGATTTTATTTTAACCAAAACTGGATTACGtgttaaatttgattaaaaaaattataatcatgtgaaacattaaataatgtttgttgtattgtctgcgaTGAAATATATGTCaaggtaaatttagaaatcactactttctttttttatttgtatttccaATACTGTCCCAatcttttctgatttggggttgtacatgtgatttttattttttatttattgtttaaaaaattggCAAATATTTCAAACAAATCTTTAACTTTGCCAtggtttttttttgtcatttgttttgtaGACTTTTGAAGAAAATATTGAGGTTAATTCATAAAGTCTGTAGCAtaacaaaatatggaaaaagcGAAGCggtgtgaatttttattttattttatttttcatatggttTAAATGGTGTCCATTCTGTGACTGACTAACTTGTATCTAACTTAAATTGTAATGGTCAGAATGGCTGTGTGCTGTATGttgcattgtattattattatttttttttctgtgccaacctcaatgttttttctttaattgACAAAAATTATGTCTAATTGATTATTTCTCAATTGTTCTCAATTTAAAACATTgacattgtgttgtctaaaaatgtcAGAAATCCCGGCATAATTTTTCTTATTTTGAGCAATTTGATGCTCTAAATGAgtctattgttgttgtttttttttctaagcagAAAGTAATGACTAAATATATAATATGACATGCAAAAGACATAAACTAAAATGTCATGCAAAGTAACAATAGTTTACAAATCTTTGGTCAGAGGAATGTAGAATAGCTGTTTTTTGTCttaaaaaaagtgtcatttatattacaaatgttgttttcttgtaaGTCACTTGGGTTAAAATGTCTGATAATgagtaaatgtattttatatatttttaaagaatgtATTTTTTAGTCTCTGTTCTACAAACATGGCTTCTGTTTAAAGCATCACAATCATTTTTACCTGTGATGATGATGTAGCCTTTAAAAGTGCAAAAAGTGTATGTTCAGttcttaaatgtaattaaaaataattacaaatattagaACAATAtgttttttcatcacatttttaACCCTTTAAATTTATAAAGATTTGTGCTGTAACATATGCTATAATTTTTGTGTGGGATTCCTAGGTCTCTTACACTGTAATGAAGTGGATCAGCACAGACATGATTGGTTACTGAAGACTCTTGAATCATATGTTCCTCCCTCACTCAGACATCTGCTTTCAGTGACTCTTCAGGATGGCCGTAGCATTGGGACCATGCAACCAGGAGCTTACGACAAGGTACATTACAGTAAAGTCTAGATCAGGGttgcccaaaattattcatatgaATGGCCGAAAactaaatatcattgagagccttgggccaaagataaataccaaactaCAGTGTATTACATTGAAGTTGCCATTgctaattttttaatattttcagactgtttcaaaataaatagaaaaccttTCTTTAAATactattaactaatgcattataacctgttaaataataatgcattgcaataaaacaatcacatttataacagtggagttcaatgcggaagacactagtcaagcagaatctgcctttgccttgatttgctcaccaaagtctctggaTTGTCGGGTAACTGTatgcacatttaaacaaaacctgATTAATTTATACCATTTAATCGAAACATTTAACTTCAgtcagcttttaacaataaaacaaacaaacaaacaaaaaagggctacattacattttaattgacAATCTCAAAACCATCCCAATcgttctccctctcttctcagttGGCATGGTGGGCTAAATCAAAGGTTGCCATGGGCCAACTTTAGCCCCAGGGCCCTAGTTTGAACATCTCTGTTCTAGATAAAAATTCAGCTGCACATACTCACATAAGTTTAGCATTTTTGTTAGCctgtacaacaataataaaatgtacaatacatttaaacaatacagtttcatgtgtaatttaataaataacatgaattatactctgaatattcgctccaCCATATCAACCCTGTACATCAGCAACATCACTGGGTTCCTGTTAAATCACGTATTGGTTTTAAGACCTTGATTTTAACATATTAAGCAGTGCATGGGCTAGCAACTGACTACATTTTTGACCTGGTTACTCTTGCCACTCCCATCAAGTCTTTGTTTTTCATCTGGACTTTTGGTCTTAGCCACGTTGTAGACTAAAGACCATGGGTTGTAGAGCTTTTTGTACTGTGCGCCTAAGCTATGGAATGGTCTACCCATCAGCATTAGGAATGGCGCTTCTCTggcttgttttaagaaacttttCAAGACTTACCTTTTTACCATTGCTTTTAAttagattgattatttttgtcaatttaatcattcaattgtattttttatattttatagtgtttttttttttttttttactttcttaatGTTTTGCTTGTATGCCTTGTAGCATTTTGGGCCTGAGAGAAGCTTAAAatgtgttaatattattattattattattattattattattattattattattattattattaatattattaatattattatttataataactgtttttacaCTTCTAGAGGCAGACTTTAATTAAATACACTtaacatataatttaataaataatttcaataattcTCTCTATCTTCAGGCTGCAGCTGTATTCTTTCTAGCAACAATGATACAACACTCACCCCTAATGAGTACTCAAtttgttttacaatgtagattgtgtctaagcagcttaacatagaagttctagtaaattgaaactgtcgatccaattttcagagttgaagttcagtttagttcagttcattgtggtttaaatttcactgctggaagtccaaacactgaagagcaaatccatcaatgcgcagctccacaagtcccaaccaagcaagccaataGCAGCGATGAGGAACTTAACGCTCATACAACAGAATAACTCATCTGTTACACAATTAAAACGATACAACCTTTAAGCCATCATTGGCTATTTTAGTCAGTGATATTTACCCTGAATGAATCATAAAATGACTTTTTGTAAAACACAACATTACCTAACATTTGTTCGATTCTGTTAAGTGCAGAAACTAAATGTACTCAACTAACCTCCACTGAATGTCATTTATCCAAGTGtttagagaaagaaaaacagTTTGTTTGTGAATGTCAGAGTGACACTCTCACATGACATCAGTAGCAATGCTGCCTCCAAACTCGCATCATTTATCACAGTTGCCATAGCACTCAGTGCAAGCCCTTGCTTTCCATCTGAAAGCAACCAAAAAAAAAGGCTGCAAGGTGGAATAGAGGTTTTCTGCACACTCAGTCATTTGAAGGG belongs to Danio rerio strain Tuebingen ecotype United States chromosome 1, GRCz12tu, whole genome shotgun sequence and includes:
- the nsun3 gene encoding tRNA (cytosine(34)-C(5))-methyltransferase, mitochondrial isoform 1 (isoform 1 is encoded by transcript variant 1; The RefSeq protein has 2 substitutions compared to this genomic sequence); the encoded protein is MFSPKLFCMSGSSFLFLKSIKCILSSSCHGQNTISNTQLAAQYISKPQKQLCETVLKYFDRQYSEELGEQWWNARDVLLNPLSWQYGVLLNRFSDLTNLKQCLAELGYTNLLQQTHPESHSQTADIPLQCFIHPDPVRIPTQSHHTGWLKQYYLLNAASLLPVLALNVQEGENVLDLCAAPGGKSLAILQTATPGLLHCNEVDQHRHDWLLKTLESYVPPSLRHLLSVTLQDGRSIGTMQPGAYDKVLVDAPCSNDRSWLYTPDTHRGEMWLKERTQLPLLQKELLCSALAAVRPGGIVVYSTCTMSRAENQSVVEEVLASYPGVELQELEQQFIDSLSDHFCFAHLHPSVGQLVIPQKGKTWGPMYVSQLKKIY
- the nsun3 gene encoding tRNA (cytosine(34)-C(5))-methyltransferase, mitochondrial isoform 2 (isoform 2 is encoded by transcript variant 2; The RefSeq protein has 2 substitutions compared to this genomic sequence); amino-acid sequence: MFSPKLFCMSGSSFLFLKSIKCILSSSCHGQNTISNTLAAQYISKPQKQLCETVLKYFDRQYSEELGEQWWNARDVLLNPLSWQYGVLLNRFSDLTNLKQCLAELGYTNLLQQTHPESHSQTADIPLQCFIHPDPVRIPTQSHHTGWLKQYYLLNAASLLPVLALNVQEGENVLDLCAAPGGKSLAILQTATPGLLHCNEVDQHRHDWLLKTLESYVPPSLRHLLSVTLQDGRSIGTMQPGAYDKVLVDAPCSNDRSWLYTPDTHRGEMWLKERTQLPLLQKELLCSALAAVRPGGIVVYSTCTMSRAENQSVVEEVLASYPGVELQELEQQFIDSLSDHFCFAHLHPSVGQLVIPQKGKTWGPMYVSQLKKIY